One Brevibacterium spongiae DNA segment encodes these proteins:
- a CDS encoding ATP-dependent helicase: MRYSAEELARLTAADPAQAFPPSPEQQVIIEADPAQSMKVTAGAGSGKTTVISQRVVWLVANGHVSPEEILGLTFTRKAVGELGGRIRVLLSRLRHNLGMGRELSLPGLDNPTVSTYNSYAASIVSEHGVSIGIEPETVLLDDAAAHTIAGDLIDSTSADEIPGSFSRETMISDVIAFAGAMNDHGRDVDEVTTYLEQCLAALVSSKGKPVDPNGRRAKLEAKIRTARLADAYMRAKRRNLAMDFSDQVRFAQRIIDQVPAAAAAERARWKIVLLDEFQDTSVAQLKLLRDLYHSTAVTAVGDPRQAIYGWRGASADNMFRFSADFHDVQSLTLSTSWRNDRTILQAANRIADGLTDSRESPLSARDGAGDGEVSVEISSGAHDPDYLSNGLRALTDWFRTIPEGATKAVLCRKRAHFPPVAAALEAAGFAVHVHGSSGLLSDPFVADVRAVLTAAIDPMAGDEVMRLISGRMLGLGAGDIAGLQTFTRRQTERRQEDRAETGADADDVIVEAIDQATIVEGIDELIEVARVLDHGPRSATDKALMADYRSSGMSTEALQRLVRLARALRTVRSGTGTISSIIRTALAETGIDSDVWGLSDSLRNLHRSSLDAFLSAASQYSAADDRPSITGFLSWLSLMEAHDALSTAEPTAAADAINIMTVHASKGLEFDAVAVPSLVVKDFPTEPRDKEGWMDRTALPYPLRGDRAHLVDFDLRDAQFDTKKALDEWIADFIRPHIADAHVAEERRLAYVAFTRAKRHLWLGAELMGARTEPDELSPFLTEAVEALGLTVDIPEPADESAEDRIETTEWPVPRTRQVAAAQQAADWVETSLEVSLETLAEAPGDVGDYAAQALRIGSRPESSLAAGMPDRLSATALVSWRRDPQKFRTQVLRPIPTPPSRAAEIGTNFHSWVEQHFGQSSIDIDEDNATRPIDAATIERLQATFLASEFATRRADHVEMSFELILGRFRVPGKIDAVFITDGHAEVVDWKTSKKPDGDVLEVMKWQLALYRFAILRAHPQITEVTGTFYFVGSDDVVRFTELPDEDEVIQWLEANDLR; this comes from the coding sequence ATGCGCTACAGCGCCGAGGAGCTGGCACGACTGACTGCGGCCGACCCTGCCCAAGCGTTCCCTCCCAGCCCGGAGCAGCAGGTCATCATCGAAGCCGATCCGGCACAGTCGATGAAGGTCACCGCCGGTGCCGGATCGGGCAAGACCACCGTCATCTCCCAACGCGTGGTGTGGCTGGTCGCCAACGGACATGTCTCACCGGAGGAGATACTCGGACTCACCTTCACCCGCAAGGCCGTCGGCGAACTGGGCGGGCGCATCCGCGTGCTCCTGTCACGGCTGCGCCACAACCTCGGCATGGGACGAGAGCTGTCTCTGCCCGGGCTCGACAACCCGACGGTGTCGACCTACAACTCCTATGCGGCCTCGATTGTCAGCGAACACGGGGTGAGCATCGGCATCGAACCCGAAACGGTGCTCCTCGACGATGCTGCCGCGCACACCATCGCCGGGGATCTCATCGATTCCACTTCCGCAGATGAGATCCCCGGCAGCTTCTCCCGCGAAACGATGATCTCCGATGTCATCGCGTTCGCCGGGGCGATGAACGACCACGGACGCGATGTCGACGAAGTCACCACGTACCTCGAACAGTGCCTGGCCGCGCTCGTCTCGAGCAAAGGCAAACCCGTCGACCCGAACGGGCGACGGGCGAAGCTCGAGGCGAAGATCCGCACGGCCCGTCTGGCCGACGCCTATATGCGGGCGAAGCGACGCAACCTGGCGATGGACTTCTCCGACCAGGTGCGGTTCGCCCAACGCATCATCGATCAGGTCCCGGCGGCCGCCGCAGCCGAACGGGCCCGGTGGAAGATCGTCCTGCTCGACGAGTTCCAAGACACCTCGGTCGCCCAGCTCAAACTTCTGCGTGACCTCTACCATTCCACGGCCGTGACCGCCGTCGGCGATCCGCGGCAGGCCATCTACGGCTGGCGCGGCGCCAGTGCCGACAACATGTTCCGATTCTCCGCAGACTTCCACGACGTTCAATCGCTGACTCTGAGCACGAGTTGGAGAAACGACCGCACGATTCTGCAGGCCGCCAATCGCATCGCCGATGGCCTCACCGACAGCCGTGAATCCCCGCTGTCGGCCCGGGACGGAGCAGGCGACGGAGAGGTGAGTGTCGAGATCAGCTCGGGCGCCCACGACCCGGACTACCTGAGCAACGGCCTGAGAGCGCTGACCGACTGGTTCCGCACCATCCCCGAGGGTGCGACGAAGGCCGTGCTCTGCCGCAAACGCGCCCATTTCCCACCGGTCGCGGCCGCCCTCGAAGCCGCCGGCTTCGCGGTCCATGTCCACGGCTCCTCAGGACTCCTCAGCGACCCCTTCGTCGCCGATGTGAGGGCGGTCCTCACCGCCGCGATCGATCCCATGGCCGGGGACGAAGTCATGCGTCTCATCAGCGGCCGCATGCTCGGGCTCGGCGCCGGCGATATCGCGGGACTGCAGACCTTCACGCGCAGACAGACGGAACGGCGGCAGGAAGACCGCGCCGAGACCGGTGCCGATGCCGACGACGTCATCGTCGAAGCCATCGACCAGGCGACGATCGTCGAAGGCATCGATGAACTCATCGAGGTCGCCCGGGTGCTCGACCACGGGCCGCGTTCGGCGACCGACAAGGCACTGATGGCCGACTACCGGAGTTCAGGCATGAGCACCGAGGCGCTGCAGCGGCTGGTGCGGCTCGCCCGCGCGCTGCGCACCGTCCGATCGGGCACCGGCACCATCTCCTCGATCATCCGCACCGCCCTGGCGGAAACCGGCATCGACTCCGACGTCTGGGGACTGAGCGATTCGCTGCGCAACCTGCACCGATCGTCTCTCGACGCGTTCCTGTCCGCGGCCAGCCAATATTCGGCCGCCGACGACCGCCCCTCGATCACCGGGTTCCTGTCCTGGCTGAGCCTCATGGAAGCCCACGACGCGCTGAGCACGGCGGAACCGACGGCCGCGGCAGATGCGATCAACATCATGACCGTGCATGCGTCGAAGGGACTCGAATTCGACGCAGTCGCCGTGCCGTCACTGGTGGTCAAAGACTTTCCGACGGAACCGCGGGACAAAGAAGGCTGGATGGACCGCACCGCGCTGCCCTACCCGCTGCGGGGAGACCGGGCACACCTCGTCGACTTCGATCTGAGGGACGCACAATTCGACACGAAGAAGGCACTCGACGAATGGATCGCAGACTTCATCCGCCCACATATCGCCGATGCGCATGTGGCCGAGGAGCGACGACTGGCCTATGTCGCCTTCACCCGCGCCAAACGCCACCTGTGGCTCGGTGCGGAACTGATGGGTGCCCGGACAGAACCCGATGAGCTCTCGCCGTTCCTCACAGAGGCGGTCGAAGCGCTGGGACTGACGGTCGATATCCCGGAGCCGGCTGATGAGTCCGCGGAAGATCGGATCGAAACCACCGAATGGCCGGTTCCTCGCACACGTCAGGTAGCAGCGGCCCAACAGGCCGCCGACTGGGTCGAGACCAGTCTCGAGGTCAGCTTGGAGACCCTCGCCGAGGCTCCGGGCGACGTCGGCGACTACGCTGCACAAGCGCTGCGGATCGGTTCCCGACCGGAGTCGAGCCTTGCAGCCGGCATGCCCGACCGACTGTCGGCGACCGCTCTGGTCTCCTGGAGACGAGACCCGCAGAAGTTCCGCACGCAGGTGCTGCGCCCGATTCCCACCCCGCCGAGCCGGGCGGCGGAGATCGGCACGAACTTCCACTCCTGGGTCGAGCAGCACTTCGGCCAGTCCAGCATCGACATCGATGAAGACAACGCGACTCGCCCGATCGATGCCGCCACGATCGAACGGCTGCAGGCCACTTTCCTCGCCTCGGAGTTCGCCACTCGACGCGCAGACCACGTCGAAATGTCCTTCGAACTCATCCTCGGACGGTTCCGGGTGCCGGGAAAGATCGACGCCGTCTTCATCACCGACGGCCATGCCGAGGTCGTCGACTGGAAGACGTCGAAGAAGCCCGATGGGGACGTGCTCGAAGTGATGAAGTGGCAGCTCGCTCTCTACCGCTTCGCGATCCTGCGCGCTCATCCGCAGATCACCGAGGTGACCGGGACGTTCTATTTCGTCGGCAGCGACGACGTCGTGCGCTTCACCGAGCTGCCCGACGAGGACGAAGTGATCCAGTGGCTGGAAGCCAACGACCTTCGCTGA